The genomic window GCTGCTCTCCGCCGGGGTGGTGGCGTTGCTCTTCGGCGTGCAGGGACTCGGCCGCAACCTGCTGGCGCTGCCGGTGGCGGCGGTGCTGCTCATCGCCTTCGTGCTCGTGGAGCGCAAGGCGCCCGAGCCCGTCATCCCCCCGTCCCTCTTCAAGATTCCCGCCATCGTCATCTCCTCGGCGGCGGGCGCGCTCTTCTCCGCGGCGATGTTCGGCGCCACCACCTACGTGCCCCTGTACGTGCAGGGCGTGCTGGGTGGCTCGGCCACGCTGGCGGGCGGGATGATTACGCCGATGATCGTCGGCTGGCCGGTGGCGAGCCTCGTGGCGGGGCGGCTGTTGCTCAAGACGGGGTTCCGCCCGCTCATCGTCGGAGGGCTGGGGCTGACGGTGCTGGGCACGGGGCTGATGGCGCTGTTCCTCAACCCGCACTCGTCCATCCTCGTGCCCGAGCTGGCCATGGGGCTGTTCGGCATTGGCCTGGGCTTCACCGCCACCGCGCTGCTCATCGCCGTGCAGACCAGCGTGGGCTGGGAGCTGCGCGGCGCGGCCACCGCCAGCCACATGTTCTTCCGCACCATCGGCGGGGCGCTCGGGGTGGGGTTGATGGGCGGCGTGCTGGTGTCCCACCTCCTGAAGGATCCGCGCGTGCCCGTCTCCGCCGCCAACGAGCTGCTCGGCCCCGAGCACGGCCGCGGTCTGCCCTCGGAGATGTTACAGACCCTGAGCGGCGCGCTCGGCGCCGGCCTGTCCATCAACTTCTGGATCATCTGCGCGGCCACCATCGCCGCCTTCGCCGCCGGGCTCTTCTACCCCAAGAGCAAGCGCGACCCGGGGACGCCCCTGCCCACCACCGACGTGGCCGCGCCTCACTGACTCCGCTCGCACCGTGAAAAGCCTTTCACAGACTCTCCCCCTTCCCGCTGGGTGATTCGCACGCCCCTGGGGCAGAGTCGGGGCATGCACCCCTGCTCCGCTCCGAACGTGTTCCGCCGATTCGCGCGCGCCCGCCTCCTCCTCGCGGGCGCCATGCTGGCCCTGCTCGCCGCGTGCGCGGCCCGTCCCGAGGCGCCTCCTCCCTCGCGGGAGACCCGGGTCCTCCGCGTGGGGACGAGCGGCGACTACCCTCCCTTCAGCACGCTGAAGGAGGGACAGGCCTCCGGCTTCGACGCCGCCCTCATGGAGTCGTATGCGTCCGAGCGCGGACTCCGTCTCGAATGGGTGCGCTTCCGCTGGCCGGAGCTGGTGGCGGATCTGCGCGCCCACCGCTTCGACGTGGCGACCAGCGGCATCACCGTCCGGCCCGAGCGCTCGCTGACCGGGCGCTACACCGTCCCCGTGGCGCGCAATGGCGCCCTGCTGCTCCTGCGCCGCCCCGACTGGGCGCCTCCTCCCGTGAGTGGCGCCTCCGAGGAGCCGCTCGCGCTCCTGCGCGCACTCGACCGGCCCGAGTTCCGTCTGGCCGTGAACCGGGGCGGACACCTGGAGCGCGTGGCACGTGCGCACTTCCAACAGGCGCGCATCCTCGCCATCCCCGACAACGCGGCGGTGCGCGAGGCGGTGGCCTCCGGTCAGGCGGACGCGGCCCTCAGCAACACCGTCGAGGGTCCCCGCTGGGCCGAGGGCCTCACCGGCCTCGAGCTGGTCGGCCCATTCACCCGCGACGTGGTGGCGCTCTACGTGGACCCCTCGCAATCCGAGCTGGCCGCGGATCTGGACACGTGGCTCCTGCGGCAGGAGGAGAGCGGCGCGCTCGGGGAGCTGCGTGCGCGGTACCTGGGCCCCGGTGCCACCGGGCCCACCGCGACTCCGGTGGATGCGCTGCTCTCCGCCACCTCCGAGCGGCTGTCGCTGATGCCCCTGGTGGCCGTGGCCAAGCAGCGCGAGGGCCAGCCCATCGAGGTGCCCGCGCAGGAGGCCCGGGTGCTGGAAGCCGCACGGGCCGAGGTCCAGAAGGCCGCGGCCGCCCTGGGTGTTCCCCCGCCTCCGGACGAGGCGCTCACCGCGTTCTTCCAGGCGCAGATGGACGCGGCCAAACGGCTCCAGCTCCGCGCGCCCACCCCGGCCGATGCGCCCGTGCACTCGCTCGATGAGGAGCTGCGGCCCGCGCTCGCGCGGATCAGCTCGCGCATCAGTGCTCTCGTGCCCCGCGTCCCCGGAGGGCTGGACCGTGACGACACGCGGCGCAAGGCGCGCGAGGAGCTCGCCTCCACCGGCCTGGAGGGCGAGGAGATCGACCGCCTCGCCGATGCGCTGGTGGGGCTCGGTGCGAACCCGTCTGCCCGGCAGCCAGGCTCCCTCACCCCCTGACGCGCCCGAGCGCCATCGCATCACAAAAGACAGACACGGCCTTCTCTCCGGGAGAAGAGAACTCCCGAGAGAAGGCATGACACGCCTTCCCACACGAGGTTTGTCACCATGGCTGCTCCTGTCTCCTCCACTCGCAAGGCGGCGCGGTCCGCCCGCTCCTCCATGCCCACCCTCCAGCTGGGCTCCCGCGGAGAAGCCGTGCGCGAACTCCAGACCCTGCTCAAAGGCAAGGGCTTCAACGCCGGCCGCGTGGACGGCGTCTTCGGCCCCACCACGAAAGCCGCCGTGGAGGCCTTTCAACGCGCTCGCAGGATCACCGTGGATGGCATCGCCGGTCCCCAGGTGTGGGGTCAGCTCGAGGGCTCTGCCTCCATGAGCCCGACGCTGCCTCTTCCTCCCCCGGGCTCCTCTGGCACCACCGCCGAGGCCTTCGTCCAGAAGGCCCTCGCCCAGGCCGGCGATCGCTACGTCTTCGGCGTCGAGGCCCGCCTGGATGATCCCAACCCCAGGCAATTCGACTGCTCCGAGCTCGTGCAGTGGGCCGCCCACCAGGTCGGCGTCTCCTTCCCCGATGGAACCATGAACCAGCTCCCGCATATCCAGCGCGCGGGTAGGGAGATCTCCGTCGATCAGGCCCTCCGCACTCGCGGCGCCCTGCTTTTTCGCCCAGGACATGTCGCCATCAGTCTCGGCGACGGCCGCACCATCGAGGCCATGGGCTCCAAGTACGGCGTCGGTATCTTCAGCGCCCACGGCCGCCAGTGGACCCACGGCGGTCTCATTCCTGGGTTGAAATACTGATGCTTTATACCCTCACCCCGTCCCTCTCCCAGAGGGAGAGGGGTTTTGGGAGTGATTAAGCGATGGGTTAGAGATCTCCCCTCGGCGTCGTCGCCTCGTACAGGTGCTCGATGAAGTCCGGCAACAGTTGCGCCGAGAGGATCCAGATCCTCCCTTCTCCCAAGTCCGCCAGCTTCGCCCTCTCCGTGTAGCCCGTGTGCTCCGTCTCCACGTAGTGCACGAACACGTCCAGCCCCCGCTGCCGGTACCACTCCGCCGCCCCCGCCAGCAACGCCAGCATCGCCTCCTGCCCCTCCGCCGAGGCCTCGTCCACCAACGGCACGATCCGCAGTCCGTCCAGCACGTGGAACAGGTTCAGCCCCGGATGCGCCGTCTCCAGCACCCCCACCGCCAGTGCACGCCCATCCTTGCGCGCCACCAGCACGTCCCGCTCCCTCTTCAGCCCCGCCTCGTTCCACTTCCTCTTCAGCTCCGTCAGCTCGAACCGCTCCGGCACCAGATCCAGCGCCTCCCGGTACGCCTCCGGCCTCGTCTCCCTCACCCGCTCGAAGAAGGCCTCCTTCTCCTCCTCCGTCGGCGCCCCCAGCGTGAAACCCTCCGGCAGCTCCCACTCCCGCCGCGCGTCCGCCTCCATGAACCGGAACGGCACCATGCACGCCTTCCCCGTGTGCTGGTACCACTCCGCGAAGTCGAACGCCGTGAAGCGCACCCACCTCACGTGCGCCTCGCAGTACGCCAGGAACCACTTCACCTCCGGATCCATCTGCGCCGGCTCGAAGCCCCTCAGATAGATGTCCCGCAGCGCCTCGCGCGCCGTCCCCCGCGTCCGCTCGTTCCCCGGCTGGTGTCTCGCCAGCTGGTGCCCCAGCCAGCTCCCCGAGTACGGCTTCAGCCACGACAGGCTCGCCTCCACCGCCTCGCCCCCGGGCATCGGCCTCACCACCCGGTAGCCCAGCCGCGGATTCCTCTCCAGCCGCTCGTGCGCCTCCCGGTACTCCGCCTGCATCCGCTCGAAGTCCGCCGGGCTCTTCCCCGACAGCCGGAAGTACCCCGAGCGCTCGAACAAATCCCACGTCCCCTGGTTCCACTCCCCCGTCACCCGCGTGTTCGGGTGGCTCTGCTCCTCCACCAGGCTCCGCCAGCGCACCGCCTCTTCCGACGTCACCGGCACCACCGACATCCCGCAGCGCCTCGCCACCGCCGAGCCCGTGATGCTGCGCACCTCCGCCTTCAGCCGCACCGGCTCCCGCCCCGGCATCCCCACTTCGATCTCCGGCAGCACCAGCCCCGGGTACATCACGTCCTCGCCCGGATTCGTGCAGAACGACAGCCCGTCGTACGACAGCTCCGCCAGCTCCCGCTCCACCCGCACCTGCGGCCACAACGGATGATGGAAGCGCACCGCGCACCCGCCCCACGCCGGTGCCCTCCGCAGCCACCGGTGCCGGTAGCGCACCAGCTCCTTCGGCAACGGCACGCTCCACAGCCCGTCCTCGTATGTCGCGTGCTCCACCTGGAAGTGCAGCACCGAGCTGTAGCCGAACAGCTCCAGCGTGAAGGGCACCGGCGGCAACACCCCCGTCACCTCCCACGCCACCCGCCCGTCGTATTTGTCATACAGCGCCGCCACCAGCTCCACGTCCCCCGTGCTCGCGCGCGCCCTGCCCCGGCACCGCCTCGCCGTCAACGCCTCGAAGATGCGGCAGATGCGATCCGCCCTCGTGATCCGCTCCCGCCAGATGGGCCTCGAGCGGGGCATCTCCACCTCGCCCTTGTCCCTCATCCCCTCCAGCACCGACACGATGTGCCGGCCCTGGTCCAGCGGCGGCGCCACGAAGCGCAAGCTCAACTCCGGCGGCGCCTCCGGCCCTGGCACGTGCACGTTCGTCACTTGCGCCCTCAACGACGTCACCTTCCCTCCCATCCCCAACACCACGTTCGCCGTCTGCCCCGGCCTCAGCACCGTCGGCCTCGACAGACTCAACGTCAGGTCCTCCGGCGACAGCTGCACCAGCCTCGCCACCGGCTGCTCCCCCTCCAACGCCGCCTCCGCCCGCAGCCCTGGTCCCATGCGGTAGCCCAGGATGCTCTCTCGGGCGCGCGTGACGTCCGCCTTCTCCGTCGCCATGGGTACTCCGTCCGTCCTGGAGAGCCGAGTTACTCGAGCCATGAAAGTTTTTATCGCCACCATCTTGACGGCCATCGGGCTGGCCTTCCGTTCCGCCAATGTGGACACACGCCTCGGGGGTTGCAGCCGCACCGGGGGGTCGGATCCGTGGAAGCGTTGCGGACCCATCGCGTCATCCGTTCACGGACGACAGTGAACACACTCCCCGTGCACCCGGTCGGGATTGCCCCCTCCACTCCCCGTGCGCAGGGCTCGCTCCTTTCCAACCCCCCGAGAATCCCGGTGGAATCCGCTCCCGTTGCACCCTCACTCGAAAATCACGACGGTGGCTTTCGACTCGGGGCCGCCCGCCATGTAAGCTCGTCCCTCTCGAATGGCTGGGCCAAGGCAACCCCTCGCGCCGGACGATGTGCGCGGCAGGCAGATGGGCAACTATGAGGTGCTCTGCCGCCTGTCCACCGGCGGGATGGCGGAGATCTTCCTCGCGTCCAAGCGCGGCCTGGCCGGCTTCCACAAGCCCGTGGTGCTCAAGAAGATCCTCCCGGACATCCAGGGCCAGGAGGAGTTCGTCCGGATGTTCCTGGACGAGGCCAAGGTCACCGCGGCCTTCAACCACCCCCACATCGCCCAGGTGTTCGATCTGGACGTGGCCCAGGGAGAGCTCTTCCTCGCCATGGAGTTCGTCCCCGGCGCCACGCTGCTGGAGGTGGCCCGCGCCTGCCGCGTCGCCGACGAGCCCATGCCCATCGGCTTCGGCCTGGCCGCCGTGCGCGACACCGCGCTCGCGCTGCACTACGCGCACACCTTCACGGACGCGCTCGGCCAGCCCTCGCCCGTCATCCACCGCGACGTGGCCGAGAAGAACATCATGGTGACGTACGAGGGCGTCACCAAGCTGCTGGACTTCGGCATCGCCAAGAACCTGGCCGGCGCCCACCGCACCCAGGTGGGCATGGTGAAGGGCACCAACGGGTACATGTCCCCGGAGCAGATCCTGGGCGAGCCGTTGGATGCGCGCAGTGACTTGTTCAGCCTGGGCGTGGTGCTGCACGAGTGCCTCACCGGCATGCGGCTCTTCCCCGGCAAGGTGCCCTCGGCGGTGTGGAACGCCGTGCTCAACGGCCCCATCGCCGAGCCCTCGCGCACCAACAAGGCCATCCCCCCCGAGCTGGATGCCATCGTGCTCAAGGCGCTCGCGCGCCAGCGCGAGGACCGGTACGCCAGCACGCTGGAGTTCGCCCGCGAGTTGGAGCGCGCCGTCAATCCGCTCATCTGGTTGCCCGAGCGCAGCGGCGAGCTGCTGCGGCGCCTCTTCGCCGAGCGCCGCGAGCAGACGCGCCAGCTGCTCGCCAGCGGGCGGGCCGCCATGGGGGGCACGGGCGAGGTGAAGCTCGCGCAGCTCTTCTCGGACAGGGAGACGCCCTCCACACCGCCTCCGGTGCCCACCGCGCCTTTGGCGCCCTCGCCCGGCGTCGCCGCCCCGAGGACCCGCACGCCCATCGCCGCGACGCCTCCGCCCGGTGCGGCCGCTCCCCCGCGCGCCTCCACCGCGGGGCGCGTCCCCGTCATCTCCGCGCCCAACTTCCCCGTGCCCGCGCCCGGGTCCGATCACACGGACGTCGTCCCCTACCCGGCCACGAAGTCCCTGGCGCCCATTGCCCCTCCGGACGAGGTCACCCGGATCGCCGCCCCGCCCCAGCCTCCGGCCGGGATGCCTCCCGAGGAGACGCCGGGCCTGAACCGGCCGGTGCTGCCCGCGCCCCGCGCGCCGGCGCGCACCTCGGGCCGCCAGCCCCCTCCACCGGAGCCCTCGCGGACCACGGCCCCCGAGCCGTCTCCCGCGCGCCCGCGCAGCCTGAGCCGCACCGACGCCCCTCCCGCGGTGAAGGAGCCGGTGGAGCCGGAGCTCAAGACGGCCGTCATGCGGCCGCCACGCCGCGCCAGCGAGCAGCCCATCACCCTGGACCCCGGGGCCGCCTCCGGAGGCGGCCCCGCGCGTCCGACCCGCCGGCCCTCGCTGTCGCACCTGGACGCCGTCACCCAGCCGGTTCGCGCCCTCGAGCCCTCGCTGTCGCACCTGGACGCCGTCACCCAGCCCGTTCATTCCCTCGGACAGCCCAGGTCCTCCGCGCCGGAGCAGCCCTCCCCGCCCGTCTCGCGCCCGCCACCGGCCCCTCCGCGCCAGGTGGAGCTCGAGGACGACGAGGACGCACCCGAGTACCCCACCGTCCCCGCCCTGAGGCTCCCCACGGCCGCGAAGCCGCGCCCGATGGGGTTCGAGGCACGCCGGGTGGAGTCCGAGGACGACGAGGACGCACCCGAGTACCCCACCGTCCCCGCCCTGATGTCACCCCTGTCCGCGTGGCCGGCTCCGGCCGAGCCCGGGAACGAGGAGACCGAGGAGCGCACCTCGCCCAACCGAGAGGTGAGCGGACCCCAGGAGCAGGAGACCGCCGCTCCGAGCCCGTCAACGCGAGAGCCCCCATCCTCACGCCGGGGTGTGCTCGTGGCCACGCTGCTGCTCGCGATCCTCCTGGGCGCGGGAGCGGCCCTGGTCGCACTGCGGCTGGACGGAGGGCTCTTGTCCGAGGCCCCTCCTCCGCCTCCCGCTCCGAAGGCCGCGCAAGCCAGCACCGGGGACTCCGCTCCAGCGCCCCAGAGTGGCATGGGCGACATGCCTCCGGCCGACCCGGCCGCGCAGGCGGCTCCTTCGAGCGCCACATCGGAGACCCCGGACACCCCCGGGGTGCCCACCTCCACGGAAGTGGCCGCCGCCGACGCGGGCCAGGCCGAGGCGGAGAACGAGGCCGTTCCCACCGATGCGCCCCCGCCCCCGGACGCGAGCGCGACGGACGGTCAGGCCGGTGCACCCGAGGCCGCCCAGGCCGGGTCTCCCGAGCCCGAGCAGCCGGCGAAGCGCGGCAAGGTGGCGGCGCCGTCCCGCCGCAAGAAAGCCTCCGCGGACGTGGAGAACGCTCCCGAGCAGGTGACGAACGCCAACGAGGCGGAGCGGGCGTGGGAGGCGATGGAGCGGGAGCGCGCGGGCGCGGCCGAATCGTCTGGTGAGACGGGCAGCCTCACGCTCACTTCCGATCAATACGCCAAGGTGTACCTGGGCAACCGCCTGCTGGGCGAGACGCCGCTCTTCCGCGTGGCCCTCCCCTCGGGCAAGCACACGCTGCGGCTGGTGGGTCCCGACGGGAAGTCGCAGAAGGTCCCGGTGGAGATCAATCCGAAGGAGCTCACCTCCCTCCGCGTCTCGATGGGGAAGCCCGCCCGGGAGTGAGCGGCCGGGCGGCCCGGGTGCAATCGCCCCCGGCCCCGGTGCGTACCTTGGAGGACACGAGGCCCCGCGCCTCCTCCTTCCCGAGGTCCGCCCAGATGCTGCTCCGCACTCTGCTCCTCCCCGTCGCCCTCCTGGTGTCCGCGCCGGCCTTCGCGCAGGCCCCCGCCGCCGACTCGCCCAAGGGGCAGATCGAGGTTCCCGACTTCCGGGGCGTGGCGGTGACCCACGGCATCCACGCGGAGGTGAAGCCGGGTCCCAAGTCGGTGCGGCTCGAGGGCCGCTCGGAGGATCTGGCCCGGGTGAAGCTGGTGGTCGAGGACGGGGTGCTGACGACGCAGGTGGATCGGGGCTCGCTCTTCTCGCGGGGGATGAAGAAGGTGCGCCTCTACGTCACCAATCCGCGCGTGGAGAGCGTGTCCGCCAGCGGAGGCGCGCACGTGAAGGCCGAGGCCACGGCGGCGAGCAGCTTCGAGGTGTCGGCGAGCGGGGGCAGTGAGATCGAGGTCACCGGCCTGGACACGAGGAAGCTCGACGTCGCGGCGAGTGGGGGCTGCGAGGTGTCGCTGAAGGGACAGACGGGAGAGATGCGCGTGGAGGGAAGCGGGGGCTCGGTCATCAAGGCCCGGAAGGTGCAGACCGAGTCACTCGATGTGTCGGCGAGCGGCGGTACTCACGTCGAGGCTTCTCCTGAGAGGAGCCTGACGGGCTCGCTGTCCGGAGGCTCGACGCTGAAGGCCGCGCACAAGCCCGAGAAGGCCCAGGTGAACACCTCGGGAGGCTCCGAGGTCGACTACGAGTAACTCCGCATGAGCAACATCAGCCCCGGTGCCGCTCGGCCACGCAATAGAGTTGGGTGAGGGAGTAGTCCAGCAACGCCTGACACGAGCGCATGTAATGGTGAGCTCGGGCAAAAGGAAACCACACACGGTTGCCTACGAGCACCTGGGCCTCCTCCAACTTCTGGCGCGGAATCCACTGGCCGCCGAGGTTGCGCACCAGCACCTCGCCCAGGTATGCGCCAATGGCTGGCACGGCGCGCTCGTCAATGACTTCCCGCGGGCGGCTCGTCGGGAACTCCTCGCGCCAGAAGTAGGAATCGACGTCCGTGAGGGACTCGGGCGTCGCCTGGAAGACGGAGGGCACCTTCGTGTGCAACAGGGCCACGAGGCGCTCGGCGAGGTCGCCGTAATGCTCGCGAGCACGCTCCGGGGCGTCCACGTCCGGAGGCAGGGCGGACTCGGCGGGGCGCCACTCCTCGGGCTCGGGTGGCTGCCAGGCGTTCAATTCGGCGATCTTGCGCTGGCGCTCGTGACTGGCGACGCGCTCCACCACGCGCGAGAGGAGAGGCGCTACGTCCGGGTGGAAGCGGGGCTCCACGGGAGCGAGCGTAGCACTGCGCTCGCGCAGGGTGCGCAGCACGGTGTCGAAGTCCAGATCAGGGCGGAGGTGGACGTGGGCACGAGCCTGGGCCTGGCGCGCCTCGTCGCTGGCGAAGTCGGCAGCGGTGGGCCACGTCACCAGGAGGACGGAGCCGTTTGGAAGTTCCTCCACCCGGTGGGCTGGCGTGGACAGCATGCGCTCGCGACCCACCGTTTCCACCAGCTTGGGACCGAAGACGTTGAGCCAGAAGACCTCGTAGATTTCGTCGAACCCGTCTCGAATGGAGGTCTGCTGATCGCGGCCGAAGCGGGGGGAACCCGCCAACTGCGCGTCATCAGCGCTGTGGGCCCTCGCATGAGTGACCGGATAGCGGGAGGCCCAGGCGCGCACCATCTCCACGAAACCCTGGCAGAGCCGCGCCTCAGCGAAGAAAGAGAGAGGCTTCACCTTGATGATGATGTCCAGTTCGGGAGCCCGCGGTGGGAGCCACAGCCAAAGCCGGCTGTCTAGCGCGGGCCACTTCGTCCGATAGAGTCCGATGGCCGTGCTGTTCCCATCGCGCCGCTCTTCCAGTGCCTTCCAAATGGCGTCGCGAGCGTATTTGCGTTGGCGCTTGCCGGTGATGACATCCGGCATCCACCCGCCTGCATACTCCTCCAGCGCTTCAAGGAAAGGCTCTAGTTCACTTGTCAGTGCGGCCTGTGGATTCATGGCGCCCTTGAAGATGAGCCCAAGGTGGTCCTCGCTCTTCTCGCCGTGAAACTCCAGTACTTTCATTGGAACAGCACCTCTACTTCCGGAACCTGACTCCTGGTTTTTTCCATGGCTGCATCCAAGTAGTCTGGATTCGTAGGTTGGAGTTTGCCACCCTCGTAGACGAGGCGAACCCTCGGAACCCGCACCTCACTGCCTCCCGGGAGAAGGGGCTGGAGGGATTCTCGGCGGATGTCCAGCGTCTCGCCGTAATTGCGTAGAGCCTCCTTCGCATCGGCAATCATCTGTGCCTCCAGTGCCGTCTCTCTCAACCCCGAGAGGTCCCGGCTCTTGAAGCTGAACGTCTCCACCCGACGTGGCCGTCCGGCGAGCTCGCCCTCTTCGATGACGAGCACGTCCGCGAAGCGCAGGCCGGAGCCCGGCTTGCTCACGCCCACGTTCGTCTCGATGCGGGGCCTGGCGAAGTCGCCGAGGAAGCGGCGCTGCTCGCGTGGCAGCTGCGCGTCGGCTTCCAGCCGCTTCACCATGACGCGCTCGAAGGCCAGCCCTCGGGCGAACCACCCTCGCATCTGCTCATAGGCCTCCCACGGCAGGGGGCCCTTGGCCGCCTTGCGCTCCTTCACCTCACCCAGGCGCTTCTCGTAATACTCGACGTACTCGGGCCAGCGCGGGTTGCCCCGGGCCCCGGGTGGCGGGGCGTCGAGAGAGGGACGCTGCTTCTCCAGCATGCTCACGTCTCTGGGCAGGCGCGGGCCCGTGGACTCGAGCTCCAACGCCGAGAGCTTTGCTTCCACCACCTCCCGCGTATGGCCGGTCCCCTCGTCTACCAGCGAGACCAGGCTGCCCGGGCGCTCGGTGCCACGCACCTCCTTGGGGGAGGAGGTGCCCGAGGCCCCGGGCCTGGCCCTGGACATCAACGGCCGTGCCTTGGCCACACTCCCCCGGGACTCATACAGCGCCAGGGCGGCATCCACTCCCCCCACGGCGACGAAGCGGCTCGCCTCCCGGCTGGCTCGTAGGTAGCGGGCCAGTTCCCGCAGGCCATCCACGCCCAGCAGCCCTTCCAACTGCCGCGCCGTGTGCTCGAGGGCCCGCAGTCGCAGCTCCATCGCCTCGAAGCCGGTGAGGAGTTGTCTCCCCATGCCCGGTGCACCTCGGGCCTCGGAGAGGGAGCGCATGCCCTTTCCTCCCGCGTAGAGGGCCACCAGCAGCGCCGCCGGCGCCAGCTCGCGCGTGGCCTGCTCGTACCTTCCCCGCGCCAGCGAATGCGCGCCATGGCCCGTGCTGGCCAGCAAACCGTAGAAGCCCAGCGGCACGCCGAAGGTGAGCTGGTCCAAGCCGCCCAGCACCACGTTGCCGGCCGAGAAGTGCTGCTCCGCCCACCTTTTCTCCGCCTCGTCGAGAGCCTCCTGGTAGTCCGGTGGCAGCTGGCTTCGTATCGTGGAGAAGGCGAAGGCCGCCCCATCACCACGCATGGGAGAGCTGGAGAGCGCGTCCCTGCCAGCACGGGCAAAGCCTCGGCCCACATCGCTCATTTCAAAGTCCCGGTCCGGACGGGCCGTGGGTTTCAGGCCTCTCCTTTCCAGTGCGGTTTGGAAGGCGGGCAGGACCGCGAGTATCTCCTCCAGCCGCTTGTCCTGGGCCAGCAGGAAGAGCATCTCCCTCAAGTCATCGTCATGGGCCGAGTTGACGGTGAAGAGGGCGAGCACCTGGGCCCTGACGGCTCCATGGTTCTCGAGGGCATTCACGAGGAAGGAAGCACGCTTGCGGTTGAGGAGGCGGGCGGCATCCTCGCGCGGTGTGCCCTGGGCCCCGAGCCGTACGGCGCGCCAGTCATCCAAGGCCTCCACCAGCCGGGGCATGTCCACGCGCTCCTGCAGCGCGAGGAATTCCGCGGGCGAGGTGCACGTGAGGAAGGGAGCGAGGAGCGCCTCCGCGTTTCCGGAGGAGAAGTCGGGCCAGCCTGGGGGCACGGCCTCACCTCCGCAGGAGGGTGGGCCTTGGGTAACACTCGCCAGAGCAGCGTCCCAGCCCAACCCCCGGGTGCTTCTGCTGCGGTGCAGCCACTCCTCCTCTGCCGACGCGGTGGATGCGAGAGCGGAGGGGGCACCGAGGGAGAGAGTACGCGGACCCTCGGGGTGTCTTCCACCGGGTCGCGGTGCCAGCGTGACGCAGCCGGTAGTCAGCAACGCGGCCCCCAGCAGTAGCGCCGCCCACCTGTTCGCCCGGGCCTCAGCGTGCATCATCCACGGTCAGTCCCAGAGAGGCGTAGGTGCCCGGCCGCAACGCCCCGTCCTCCTCCGAGCACAGCAGGTCGCAGTCACCGTACATTGGGACAGGTCCCCTCTGAAGCCGACCCTCATGACGGCGTGCACCGCGAACCTGGCATGGATTCACCGCTCTCCAGGGTGGCGTTACCTCTGGCCCTCATGCCGTGGCAGGCGCACGGTGAAGGTGGTGCCCTCTTCCAGCGTGGAACGTACATGGATGCTCCCGCCATGGGCGAGGGCGATCTGCCGGGTGATGAAGAGCCCCGGACCAAGGCTGCCCTGACACGCACCGGCCTCCGGTCCCCGCCGGTAGGGCTCGAAGAGGTTCGACAGGGTCTCCGGTGGGATGGGGTTCCCCGCGTTCTCGTTGTGCAACTCGAGGAGGCTCCGAGTAGCGCGTCGCTTCACTCCGGCCCGTGCGGAGACCCGTCCTCGGCGGCTTCTATCAGGGCCCGATTGGAAACCTCCAATCGGAAGTCCGGTGTGAGCCAGAAGTTGGCATTGCGATCCTCGCCGGTGATCTTGAGCCAGCGAAACTCCGGTAGGGTACGAAATGCCCTCGTAAGGAGCGCGTCT from Archangium lipolyticum includes these protein-coding regions:
- a CDS encoding protein kinase domain-containing protein: MGNYEVLCRLSTGGMAEIFLASKRGLAGFHKPVVLKKILPDIQGQEEFVRMFLDEAKVTAAFNHPHIAQVFDLDVAQGELFLAMEFVPGATLLEVARACRVADEPMPIGFGLAAVRDTALALHYAHTFTDALGQPSPVIHRDVAEKNIMVTYEGVTKLLDFGIAKNLAGAHRTQVGMVKGTNGYMSPEQILGEPLDARSDLFSLGVVLHECLTGMRLFPGKVPSAVWNAVLNGPIAEPSRTNKAIPPELDAIVLKALARQREDRYASTLEFARELERAVNPLIWLPERSGELLRRLFAERREQTRQLLASGRAAMGGTGEVKLAQLFSDRETPSTPPPVPTAPLAPSPGVAAPRTRTPIAATPPPGAAAPPRASTAGRVPVISAPNFPVPAPGSDHTDVVPYPATKSLAPIAPPDEVTRIAAPPQPPAGMPPEETPGLNRPVLPAPRAPARTSGRQPPPPEPSRTTAPEPSPARPRSLSRTDAPPAVKEPVEPELKTAVMRPPRRASEQPITLDPGAASGGGPARPTRRPSLSHLDAVTQPVRALEPSLSHLDAVTQPVHSLGQPRSSAPEQPSPPVSRPPPAPPRQVELEDDEDAPEYPTVPALRLPTAAKPRPMGFEARRVESEDDEDAPEYPTVPALMSPLSAWPAPAEPGNEETEERTSPNREVSGPQEQETAAPSPSTREPPSSRRGVLVATLLLAILLGAGAALVALRLDGGLLSEAPPPPPAPKAAQASTGDSAPAPQSGMGDMPPADPAAQAAPSSATSETPDTPGVPTSTEVAAADAGQAEAENEAVPTDAPPPPDASATDGQAGAPEAAQAGSPEPEQPAKRGKVAAPSRRKKASADVENAPEQVTNANEAERAWEAMERERAGAAESSGETGSLTLTSDQYAKVYLGNRLLGETPLFRVALPSGKHTLRLVGPDGKSQKVPVEINPKELTSLRVSMGKPARE
- a CDS encoding head GIN domain-containing protein; its protein translation is MLLRTLLLPVALLVSAPAFAQAPAADSPKGQIEVPDFRGVAVTHGIHAEVKPGPKSVRLEGRSEDLARVKLVVEDGVLTTQVDRGSLFSRGMKKVRLYVTNPRVESVSASGGAHVKAEATAASSFEVSASGGSEIEVTGLDTRKLDVAASGGCEVSLKGQTGEMRVEGSGGSVIKARKVQTESLDVSASGGTHVEASPERSLTGSLSGGSTLKAAHKPEKAQVNTSGGSEVDYE
- a CDS encoding sensor histidine kinase; the encoded protein is MKRRATRSLLELHNENAGNPIPPETLSNLFEPYRRGPEAGACQGSLGPGLFITRQIALAHGGSIHVRSTLEEGTTFTVRLPRHEGQR